TCGGCCAGCACGATGGAGAACGCGGTGCCCCACGACCCCGCTCCGAACACCGCGACCTTGCCGAACTCACTCATGCCGACTTCCTGTCCTCGTCCTTGCGATCCGACTTCTTGCCATCCGATTTCTTGCGATCCGACGTGTGGCGATCTTTGTAGGGGTCCCCCGACACTCGCATGTCGTAGCGCTCGGCGGGCGCATCCTCGCCGCGGATCTCCTCCACCTGCGCGGTGATCGCGGCCAGGATCCGGTCGGCCGCCTCCCTGACCACCTCGGGGGTCAGCTCCTTCTCGCGCAGGTCGTCCAGGTCGACGGGCTCGCCGACCGACATCGTGACCCGCTTGCGCGGGACCAGGTGGGGCCGCTTGGAGTACGGCGGCAGCAGCTGCTGCGCGCCCCACTGCCCCACGGGGAGGACCGGGGCCCCGGTCTCCAGACCGATCCGTGCCGCCCCGGACTTGCCGGTCATCGGCCACATGTCGGGGTCGCGGGTGATGGTGCCCTCGGGGTAGACCACGACGCACTCACCGCGACGGACGGCCTCCACGGCGGCGGCGTA
This genomic window from Nocardioides marinus contains:
- a CDS encoding 1-acyl-sn-glycerol-3-phosphate acyltransferase, yielding MTVRNLQQRRGWAFSLGVGIIKPLLLATTTHDWRHGERIPASGGCVLAMNHISHLDPLTAAHIVYDHGRLPRYLAKAGLFKNSFLRRFLTAAGQIPVEREGRGAVAYAAAVEAVRRGECVVVYPEGTITRDPDMWPMTGKSGAARIGLETGAPVLPVGQWGAQQLLPPYSKRPHLVPRKRVTMSVGEPVDLDDLREKELTPEVVREAADRILAAITAQVEEIRGEDAPAERYDMRVSGDPYKDRHTSDRKKSDGKKSDRKDEDRKSA